The following proteins are encoded in a genomic region of Candidatus Nealsonbacteria bacterium:
- a CDS encoding phage holin family protein has translation MRRLMFHILVGILGIWLATGLPKVSFEGEIASLALAGFVLGVINFFFKPILDILTFPLKILTFGLFTLLMNMGIIWIIDILILGNIFTLWNLFLTTIIVWILNIIIIKK, from the coding sequence ATGAGACGATTAATGTTTCACATCCTTGTTGGTATATTAGGAATTTGGCTAGCTACCGGGTTACCTAAAGTTTCATTTGAAGGGGAAATAGCGTCCCTAGCATTAGCGGGGTTCGTGCTCGGGGTTATTAATTTCTTTTTCAAACCTATATTAGATATCCTAACCTTCCCCTTAAAAATACTGACTTTTGGTCTCTTTACTCTTCTTATGAATATGGGGATAATATGGATAATTGATATCTTGATTTTGGGAAATATATTTACCCTTTGGAACCTTTTCTTAACAACAATAATAGTCTGGATACTTAATATCATTATAATTAAAAAGTGA
- a CDS encoding cupin domain-containing protein, whose protein sequence is MNLKDPDIRYLYDLNNVLYDQEWIKDAPNDEVYYMYRGLERKDELRYDITVIPAKMLGFEYNKTKGHYHPKSYGELYIILEGRAISLIQIVDDKGELEDVYAVEAEKGDYIIIPPGSGHITINPGKETLKMANWVYENFDSIYHPIEEKKGGAYFYTKGGWIKNKNYKNLPDLRFEAPIKKFPTDLFFLK, encoded by the coding sequence ATGAATCTTAAAGACCCCGATATAAGATATCTCTATGATCTCAATAATGTTCTTTATGACCAAGAATGGATAAAAGATGCACCGAATGATGAAGTATACTATATGTATCGTGGACTAGAGAGAAAAGACGAGTTAAGATATGACATAACAGTCATCCCGGCCAAAATGCTTGGTTTTGAATATAATAAAACCAAGGGACATTATCACCCTAAGAGTTACGGGGAATTATATATAATTCTTGAAGGCAGGGCTATTTCTTTGATACAAATTGTAGATGATAAAGGAGAATTAGAAGATGTTTATGCTGTTGAAGCCGAAAAGGGCGACTATATAATCATCCCTCCGGGATCAGGACACATAACCATAAATCCAGGAAAAGAAACTCTTAAAATGGCTAATTGGGTCTATGAGAATTTCGATTCTATTTATCATCCAATAGAAGAAAAAAAAGGTGGAGCGTATTTCTATACTAAGGGTGGCTGGATTAAAAACAAAAATTATAAAAACTTACCAGACCTAAGGTTTGAAGCTCCTATAAAAAAATTTCCTACTGATCTATTTTTCTTAAAATAA
- the secG gene encoding preprotein translocase subunit SecG, which translates to MNIITILQVIVSIGLITFVLLQQGGSGLGSTFGQDGGVYSTHRGVQKKLFWGTVILAVMFSLLAILNLLM; encoded by the coding sequence ATGAATATAATTACAATCTTACAAGTAATAGTTTCTATCGGCCTTATCACCTTTGTTCTTCTACAACAAGGTGGATCGGGTCTTGGTTCTACTTTTGGACAAGACGGAGGTGTTTACTCTACTCATCGAGGTGTACAAAAAAAATTGTTTTGGGGAACTGTTATTTTAGCTGTTATGTTCTCCTTACTCGCAATTCTTAATCTTTTGATGTAA